TCGTGCGCCGTGTCGGCGTGATTGAAGGAGGGTAAGACGATGTCTACTGGATAGCTGGGAAAATCCATGCGCACCCGACTTACCTCGGCCATTGGGCTGAAACCGGGAAACCGGCGGGGGAACGTAGCATGTCGGGAAAAGGCCCAAACGGACGAAGCCATCGTACGCCGGGCGGGTCAGCGCAAGACGCGGATGGCGAAAGCTGAATTGCCTGAACCCCAGTCCTCAGGGTGTTATCCTCCACGGTGACGCAGCGATGGTTGAAGCGTCATCCCGCGCGGAAGCCGGATAGCGCATGAGATCCGGCCCGAAGAGAGCGGTGCTGACTAGACGCTCTCGACCCAGCCGGCGCGGTCTGCCCGCCATCGGCGGGATCAAAGGGGCGAACGGGGCGCCTAATCGCGTCGGAACTCCTCAATCGTGCAAACACGGGATCGCCTAAACGGGCGTCGTGAAAACGACGGCCCGCACGGCGACAGAGCCGCAGTAGTAGCCGAACGCCCGACGTAATGGTCGGGACAGCCATCCAGATAAGAGGATGGACGGCCGCGGATGAAAGCGTGCGGGTGACCGCCGCGGAATTCCTCGCCGGCCGGGTGAAGGGCGGCAGTACTCGCGAATCGGTCGTTGCCGTGGAGGGTGTGCTGATGCTGCCGGAGTCGCTACGACGACGACTCGATTCGATCCGTAACCTGTCGCGACAGGGCAAGCGGATCAACGGTCTCTTTCGTCTGATGCTGAGCCCGCTCCTGTGGGAGCAGGCCTACGCCGAGATCGCACCGAATCGGGGCGCGCTCACCAAGGGCGTCACCGACAACACGCTCGACGGCTTCTCGTTCGAGCGGGTGCATTCCTTGATCTCGCGTATCAGTGCCGGGACCTACCGCTTTACCCCGGTGCGCCGGGTCTATATCCCCAAGCCCGACGGCAAAAAGTTGCGTCCGTTGGGTGTTCCCACAGCCGATGACAAGCTGGTTCAGGGCGTAGTGAAGCTGTTGCTGGAGGCCATTTACGAGCCGGTATTCTCGCCGCGCTCACATGGTTTTCGCCGCAACCGCTCGTGTCACACTGCGCTGTCCGTAATCCAAGACACCTGGAACGGCGTCAAATGGCTGGTGGACGTCGATGTGGTCGGGTTCTTCGACAACATCGATCACGGCATCCTGCTCGATCTGCTGCGCAGGCGGATCGACGACGAGCGGTTCATCCGCCTCATCGTCGGGATGCTCAAGGCTGGATACATGGAGAACTGGACCTTCCACGCCACCTTCAGCGGCACACCGCAAGGTGGTGTCGTCTCGCCGATTCTCGCCAACGTCTATCTGCATGAACTCGACGAGTTCCTTGCCGACATGAAGGCGCGCTTCGACCGAGGCAAGCAGCGATACGTCCATCTCCCCTATCAGGGACTGTCCACCGCCATTTGCAAACGGCGGCGCCTTATCGATCAGCTTCTAGCCCACGGCCGCACGGTCGAGGCGGAAGCGGAGAAAGAGAAGGTTCGGGAACTTCAGGTGAAACGCTCAACCATGCCGGCTAAGAACTGGTTCGATCCTAACTTCCGCCGGCTGCTCTTCTGCCGCTATGCCGACGACTTCCTGATCGGCGTGATCGGCAGTAAGGCTGATGCGCAAGAGATTATGCGGGAGGTCGCGGCCTTCTTACGCGACCAACTCAAACTCGAAGCCTCGGCCGAGAAGAGCAAAGTGAGCAAGGCGTCGGACGGAGCCGTGTTCCTTGGCCATCACGTTCGCACCGTGAACGTGGCCCGGATCAAACGAGTACGGTTCCAGGGCAGGTATACGCTTACGCGTGGTCACACCAGCCGCATCCGTCTGGTCGTTCCCCACGACCGCGTGGTGCGCTTCAACCGACGCAAGGGCTATGGCGATCTGAGCCGCCTCAAGGCGATTCATCGGCGCTATCTGATCGACAGCAGCGTGCTGGAGATCGTGCTCGCCTACAACGCCGAGATGCGCGGCCTCGCCAACTATTACCGACTGGCTAACTGCGCAAAGTACAGTCTGCGCAAACTGCACTTCCTGTGGCAGACCAGCTTGCTCAAGACGCTCTCGTTCAAGCTGCGCCGGTCGGTCAATCAGGTCGCCCATCATCTGAGGATCGGAGGTAGACTGGCCATCCGCGTCAAAGTGGAAGGCCGCAAGGAGCGGCTGGTCGAGGTCTTCGCGCTGAAGGACCTTAATAAACTTCCGGAGCTGGGTGCGGCAGTTGATCGATCGCCGAACAGCATGTGGACCGCAGGCCGTTCCGACGTGCTCGATCGTCTGCATTCCCGGAAGTGCGAGTACTGTGGCGCAACCGACGTGCCGTGCGAAGTGCATCACGCCCATAAGCTCAAGGACGTGAAGGACGCTCCGCTCTGGCAGCAAGTAGCGGCTGCACGGCGACGCAAGCGCACCGTGCTCTGCCGCTCATGCCACGACGCCCTCCATGCTGGCAAACTGACTAGTCGCGAACGGGATACTGAGATGCGAGTGCGGAGAGCCGGATGATGGGAAACTATCACGTCCGGTTCGGTGGGCGGGAGAGGGATGTCCTCGCCAGAGGCATCACCCTCCCGACCCAATGGTGAAGCCCTCGCACCCTTCCGCAAACAGGTGGTGATCGCTACTAAATTTGGCTTCAAGATCGGTACTCCAGGGGCGCTTGATAGCCGGCCGGAGCATATCAAGCAAGTCGCCGAGGCCTCACTCAAACGACTCAAGATCGAGGCCATCGATCTCTTCTATCAGCATCGAGTCGATTTGGAGACGCCAATCGAAGACGTGGCTGGTGCGGTAAAAGATTTGATTAAGGAAGGCAAAGTTAAGCACTTCGGTCTTTCCGAACCGGGCGCGCAAACCATCCGCCGCGCCCACGCCATCCAGCCCGTCACCGCGGTCCAGAGCGAATACTCGCTGTGGTGGCGAGAGCCTGAAAAGGAGATACTGCCGACGCTCGAGGAACTTGGCATCGGCTTCGTTCCATTCAGTCCGCTTGGTAAAGGCTTCCTCACCGGCAAGATCGACGAACATACTACGTTCGACAGTTCCGACTTTCGCAACATCGTTCCGCGCTTCACGGCTGAGGCTCGCAAAGCGAATCAGGCCTTGGTTGATCTGCTCGGGAGGATCGCGGAGCGAAAGAAAGCGACCGCTGCCCAAATCGCGATTGCGTGGCTGCTCGCCCAAAGGTCGTGGATCGTACCGATTCCCGGTACAACGAAAATCGCGCGGCTGGAAGAGAACAATGGCGCCGCAGCGATCAAACTTACGTCTGAAGACCTCCGTGAGATCGATAGCGCGGCTTCCCAGATCACAGTGCAGGGAGCGCGGTATCCCGAGCAGCTGCAGCGGCTGACCGGTCGCTGAAGGCAAGAGTCCTTCAGGAGGCACGGGGGATTATCACCACCGTCGATGAGAAGACCGCTGCGGTCTGGAAACCCGGGCCGTGCAGGACGGGAGCTCTCGGAATTAACTGGAAGCCCAAACGTGATTGGCGCGCCCGGAGGGATTCGAACCCCCAACCCTCAGATCCGAAGTCTGATGCTCTGTCCAGTTGAGCTACGGGCGCGCAAGATCGAGAACTTCCCTGAGCGGCTTCTGCACTTGGTCCTTGCGGACGATCTGACGCCTACGCCT
The Candidatus Binataceae bacterium genome window above contains:
- a CDS encoding reverse transcriptase domain-containing protein, yielding MVGTAIQIRGWTAADESVRVTAAEFLAGRVKGGSTRESVVAVEGVLMLPESLRRRLDSIRNLSRQGKRINGLFRLMLSPLLWEQAYAEIAPNRGALTKGVTDNTLDGFSFERVHSLISRISAGTYRFTPVRRVYIPKPDGKKLRPLGVPTADDKLVQGVVKLLLEAIYEPVFSPRSHGFRRNRSCHTALSVIQDTWNGVKWLVDVDVVGFFDNIDHGILLDLLRRRIDDERFIRLIVGMLKAGYMENWTFHATFSGTPQGGVVSPILANVYLHELDEFLADMKARFDRGKQRYVHLPYQGLSTAICKRRRLIDQLLAHGRTVEAEAEKEKVRELQVKRSTMPAKNWFDPNFRRLLFCRYADDFLIGVIGSKADAQEIMREVAAFLRDQLKLEASAEKSKVSKASDGAVFLGHHVRTVNVARIKRVRFQGRYTLTRGHTSRIRLVVPHDRVVRFNRRKGYGDLSRLKAIHRRYLIDSSVLEIVLAYNAEMRGLANYYRLANCAKYSLRKLHFLWQTSLLKTLSFKLRRSVNQVAHHLRIGGRLAIRVKVEGRKERLVEVFALKDLNKLPELGAAVDRSPNSMWTAGRSDVLDRLHSRKCEYCGATDVPCEVHHAHKLKDVKDAPLWQQVAAARRRKRTVLCRSCHDALHAGKLTSRERDTEMRVRRAG
- a CDS encoding aldo/keto reductase, encoding MSSPEASPSRPNGEALAPFRKQVVIATKFGFKIGTPGALDSRPEHIKQVAEASLKRLKIEAIDLFYQHRVDLETPIEDVAGAVKDLIKEGKVKHFGLSEPGAQTIRRAHAIQPVTAVQSEYSLWWREPEKEILPTLEELGIGFVPFSPLGKGFLTGKIDEHTTFDSSDFRNIVPRFTAEARKANQALVDLLGRIAERKKATAAQIAIAWLLAQRSWIVPIPGTTKIARLEENNGAAAIKLTSEDLREIDSAASQITVQGARYPEQLQRLTGR